In the Burkholderia multivorans ATCC BAA-247 genome, GACGACCACGAGCGTCGTGAAGGCGGTCAGCACGACGAGCCACAGCGACGCGCCGTCGACACCGGTGCGCCAGCCGGCACCGAACGCCGACAAGCCGTTGCGGTTTTCGACGAACTGCATCGCCGCCGAGTGCGGATCGAAACCGGCCACGATGGGCACCACCGCGGCGAGCCCCGCGATCGCACCGATCAGCGCGATGAGGCGCGTCCGCTGCAGATGTTGGTCGGACCCGGCGCGCAGCAGGCACGCACCGAACAGGATCGGAGCCCAGATCGCCAGGCTCAGAAAGGGAAAATCATGCATGTCAACAAGGCCTTGAGGATGGCGCGCGCCGCCGGACGACAGGCGCGACGAAAGAAACGAAACCGAAACGACAGGTAGATTTCGTGAATCGCCAGTGTTGGCAAAATGTAAAGCGACATCTCGCGGAAGCTTGATGCCGCTCAAAGCGCTATCGGGTTAACCAGCATAAAACGGCTGATTATTTTTTGCAGCGCAGCAGTGGGTGTTCTGCGGCCGTCTCGGCAACCTGCTGATTTTTATGTGTAATTTTTTGTATTTCTGCGACGTACAGATCAATGGAACCGGTGCGATGCCGCATTTTTGTCCATCGGGTGGGGTGTAGGCGACGCGGGAAGCGGGATGCGGCGCGGCGATTGCACGGCGTCATGCGGTGCCCGGATGCTTACATCAAAACTTGCAAATCAATTTCAATCAACCAGGCATCGTGCGTCGGACACTGCTCGGCACGATGACGCGCGCACACGGACGTTGAATCGGGCATCGGACATCATTCGCGATGCAAGGCCGGGCGCGCGGCATCGGAATCGAGTCCATGCGATCACCCGATCGTTGCGGACACCGAACCGATTGCGCGGCCGGAAAAAGAAAAGCCCCGCAAGTCCGAAAACTTGCGGGGCTTGTTCCGCCATTGCTGGCGGAGACGGAGGGATTCGAACCCTCGATCCAGGTTTTGGCCCAGATGCTCCCTTAGCAGGGGAGTGCCTTCGACCTCTCGGCCACGTCTCCCAAACTTTCGCTCGCACCAGGGAGGCAGTGCGACGAGAACGAGATAATATAGGGTTTCGAACCGCACGTCAATTTCCGTGATGCATTTTCTTCAACGCATCACGAAAATTTCATCACGCCTGCTCGAGCTCGAACGCCTTGTGCAGCGCGCGGACGGCGAGCTCCATGTACTTCTCGTCGATCAGCACCGAGATCTTGATTTCCGACGTCGAGATCATCTGGATGTTGATGCCCTCTTCCGACAGCGTGCGGAACATCTTGCTCGCGACACCGACGTGCGAACGCATGCCGACGCCGACGACCGACACCTTCGACACCTTCGGATCGCCCTGCACCTGCTCGGCGTTCACGTGGCCCTTCACCTGGTTCGTGAGGATGTCCATCGCCTTCTGATAGTCGCCACGGCCGACCGTGAACGTGAAGTCCGTCTTGCCCTGCACGCTCTGGTTCTGGATGATCATGTCGACGTCGATGTTCGCGTCGGCGACCGGGCCGAGAATCTGATACGCGATGCCCGGCTTGTCGGGCACACCCATCACCGCAATGCGTGCTTCGTCGCGCTGGAACGCGATGCCGGAAATGACTGCCTTTTCCATGGTCTCGTCTTCTTCAAAAGTAATCAGGGTGCCCGAGCGCATTTCTTCGTCGAGCGCAATCAGCGGATCGGTCAGGCTCGACAGCACGCGCGTCTTCACCTGGTATTTGCCGGCGAATTCGACCGAGCGGATCTGCAGGACCTTCGAGCCGAGACTCGCCATCTCCAGCATCTCCTCGAACGTCACGCGATCGAGGCGACGCGCCTCTTCGACGACGCGCGGATCGGTGGTATACACGCCGTCCACGTCCGTATAGATCAGGCACTCTTCCGCGCCGAGCGCGGCCGCGACCGCCACCGCCGACGTGTCCGAGCCGCCGCGGCCCAGCGTCGTGATGTGACCGTCCGGATCGACGCCCTGGAAGCCCGTGATGATCACGACCTTGCCGGCGTTCAGATCGGCCTTCACGCGCTCGTCGTCGATCGAGTGGATGCGCGCCTTCGTAAACGCGCTGTCGGTCTTGATCGGCACTTGCCAGCCGGCATAGCTCACGGCTTCGACGCCGATTTCCTGCAGCGCGATCGACAGCAGACCGACGCTGACCTGCTCGCCGGTCGACGCGATCATGTCGAGCTCACGCGGGCTCGGCTGGCTCGAAATCTCTTTCGCGAGACCGAGCAGACGGTTGGTTTCGCCGGACATCGCAGACGGCACGACCACCATCTGGTGCCCGGCCTGATGCCATTTTGCGACGCGTTTCGCGACGTTCTTGATGCGCTCGACCGAGCCCATCGAAGTGCCGCCGTATTTGTGTACGATGAGTGCCATTGTCGTTCTGAACTGGAGAAGAGACCGCACGGGCGCGCTGGACAGACCGCGTTGCCGTTCAGTCACGCGGCTTGTGGCTCTGGACGGACGACGAGGGGAACGGCTGGGACGCAACACGCAAGCGTGACGGAGTTTGCCCGGAAGGCCGATCAGGCCGCGCAAACCGGGTACGTCACGCGGAAAACCTGCACAAATCGCTCAAAAATCGAGCCGAGCAAACGCCTGAGCGTACCCGATAGACGCCCGCTTGACAAGCCGCCGGCCGCGTCCGCGCGTGTTCCGGCGCCCTTTACCGGTGCGGCCGACAGCGCCGCGCGGCGCGCCGTTGTCGACCGGTCGCCGTCACGCGATCAGCAGGTCGGGCCGCCATTCGATTCGGCGCCATGCGTGGCCGCCCTGCGGCACGCCATCGCGGTTCACGCCGAGCCGCGGCACGTAGATCAGCCGGTCGCCCGCGAACAGCAGCGGCACGTCGCGCTGCCACGCGGGCACGCCGCGCTCCTGAAACAGGTTCTTCAGCGTCCGGCTCGGGCCGTCCGGCCACATCCGCATCCGTTCGCCGCCCGCGCGTGCGCGCGCGATCAGCGGCGCGCTGCGCAGCAACGTCTCGGGCAGCGCGTCGTCGCTGCCGGCGTCGGCGCGCGCGAACACGAACGTGCCGCGCCAGCCGGGCAGATGCCAGATCTCCTGGCCGTCCCACGCGAGCGACGCGTCCGCGTGCGGCGTGCCGGTGCCGTCGTCGCGCGGCGCCGCGCTGTCGCCGGCTTCCCAGTAAACGGTATCGCGATAGAGGCGCAGGCACTGCCCCGCATGATCGACGCGCAGCGCATGCGCATCGTGCGCGTCGCGCAGCTGGCGCATCATGTCGGCCAGCCGCGCGGCCGACGCGCCCGGCAAGCCGAGCCGGCGCATCCAGTAGCGCAGCAGGTTCGCGCCGCGCACGTCGTCGAACGCGATCAGCGCATCGCGCGACAACGCACGTCCGTCGTCGCGCGCGGCCGCCACGAAATCCAGCTCGGCCAGATCGTCGAGCAGCCGCTGCGCCGCCGCCGCATGCTGTGCGGCGCGGCCGAGCGCGTCGCGAAAGCCGGGGAAATGCACGGCCAGCGCCGGCAGTACGTCGATGCGCAGTGCGTTGCGCGCATAGCGCGTATCGGCGTTCGATTCGTCGTCGATCCACGACAGCGCGTGCTCCGCCGCATAACGCTCCAGTTGCGCACGCAACAATCGCAGCAGCGGCCGCACACGCTCGACGGACGCGCCATCGGGCCGATAGCGCGGCGCCATCGCGGCGAGTCCGGCTATCCCTGCACCGCGCAGCAGTTGCAGCAGCACGGTTTCGGCCTGATCGTCCGCATGCTGCGCAAGCCAGAGCGCAGCCGCGCCGTGCCGTGCGCACATCGCGTCGAGCGCCGCATAGCGACGCTCGCGCGCACTCGCCTCGATGCCGACGCCGCTGTCGCGCGGCACGTCGACATGCATCGCCTCGAACGCCACACCGAGCCGCGCGGCCTGCTCGCGCGCATGTGCAGCCCACGCGTCGGCGTTCGCGCTCAGGCCGTGATGGACGTGCAGTGCGACGCAGCGCGACGCGCCGGCCACGCGCACGGCCGCGTCCAGCAGTACCGACGAATCGAGACCGCCGCTATACGCGATCGCGATCCGCGCGCCGTCCGGCACACCGGAAAGCGCAACGCCGACCGCATCGAGGACGACACGGTCGGCGGAGTATTGGTTCGGCGGGATCACGAGGCGGATGCGCGCATCGTGACGCGCGCAGCGGGTACGCAGCCGGTCATGCGCCCGGCGTGGTTTCCTTGAACTTGCCGTACGCCATCAGGCGTTCGAAGCGGCGCTCGCGCAGCGCGTCGATGCTCATGCCCTGGAACTGGCGCAGCGAATCGGCAAGCGCGCGGCGCAGCAGCGCGGCCATTCCCTTCGGATCGCGATGCGCGCCGCCGAGCGGCTCGTTGACGATCTTGTCGATCAGGCCGAGCGCCTTCAGGCGATGCGCGGTCAGCCCGAGCGCTTCCGCGGCTTCGGGCGCCTTGGCGGCACT is a window encoding:
- a CDS encoding aspartate kinase, with the translated sequence MALIVHKYGGTSMGSVERIKNVAKRVAKWHQAGHQMVVVPSAMSGETNRLLGLAKEISSQPSPRELDMIASTGEQVSVGLLSIALQEIGVEAVSYAGWQVPIKTDSAFTKARIHSIDDERVKADLNAGKVVIITGFQGVDPDGHITTLGRGGSDTSAVAVAAALGAEECLIYTDVDGVYTTDPRVVEEARRLDRVTFEEMLEMASLGSKVLQIRSVEFAGKYQVKTRVLSSLTDPLIALDEEMRSGTLITFEEDETMEKAVISGIAFQRDEARIAVMGVPDKPGIAYQILGPVADANIDVDMIIQNQSVQGKTDFTFTVGRGDYQKAMDILTNQVKGHVNAEQVQGDPKVSKVSVVGVGMRSHVGVASKMFRTLSEEGINIQMISTSEIKISVLIDEKYMELAVRALHKAFELEQA
- the tilS gene encoding tRNA lysidine(34) synthetase TilS produces the protein MIPPNQYSADRVVLDAVGVALSGVPDGARIAIAYSGGLDSSVLLDAAVRVAGASRCVALHVHHGLSANADAWAAHAREQAARLGVAFEAMHVDVPRDSGVGIEASARERRYAALDAMCARHGAAALWLAQHADDQAETVLLQLLRGAGIAGLAAMAPRYRPDGASVERVRPLLRLLRAQLERYAAEHALSWIDDESNADTRYARNALRIDVLPALAVHFPGFRDALGRAAQHAAAAQRLLDDLAELDFVAAARDDGRALSRDALIAFDDVRGANLLRYWMRRLGLPGASAARLADMMRQLRDAHDAHALRVDHAGQCLRLYRDTVYWEAGDSAAPRDDGTGTPHADASLAWDGQEIWHLPGWRGTFVFARADAGSDDALPETLLRSAPLIARARAGGERMRMWPDGPSRTLKNLFQERGVPAWQRDVPLLFAGDRLIYVPRLGVNRDGVPQGGHAWRRIEWRPDLLIA